The Muntiacus reevesi chromosome 15, mMunRee1.1, whole genome shotgun sequence region AATGGACAGATAAAATAGTATTTAGAAGTGATATTCTATGTGAAGTAATTCAggcaaagataaatatcatatgatatcacttacatatgttatcttaaaaatgacacaaatgaacttattcacaaaatatTAACAGACTGAGACACAgacaacaaacttatggttaccaaaagggaaaggggaaggaaggacaaattaggagtttggaattaatagatatatactattatatatatataatagacaaaaaacaaggtcctactgcatagcataggGCACTATACTCAATGTTTTATACTAACttataaagggaaaagaatctgaaaaaaatatatatatatacatatacagactgaatcactttgctgtatacttgaaactaacacgcACTGTAAACAACTATATAACtcagttaaaagaaaagaaatatttaaactcTAATTTAAATATTCTAGAATCTTTGAAAAAGAGACACAAGACACCTAAATTAGGTGTAACCCTCCAGCCACCTAATTCAGTAAGTAAAACAATTTATTGACTGTTCTTTCTCAAGTGATCCATACTGGGAGATGCTAAACCTTTATAAAGATCAATTTTAACTCTCACTACAAGAAAAGTCAGGGAGATGGAAATTATTGCTCCCTAATGTATGATCTTGGGAAAGTTATTCCAGCATTTTCTTACTTTCCAGAGCACTGCCCTCATTATATATTGTGAAGATAAAACTAGGTATCTGTTGAAGGTTCTTGGAGCATCTTGGGCCAGGAGAGCTATAGAAAGATATAGTACAGTTATTTTCAAATCTactatttctcttgctttttccctcTTGTTCTAGCCTCCTGGGAAATGAAACAAACTTGGGTGTCATCTTCTGCTTAATAACCTGTCATGTAGTTGAAATTGCTATtctccacaagtacctcaagcaaattttttttttaaggagaattGCCTAAACTATAAAATAGCAATCTAGGGCTGTGAGTCAGCATTTCACCCACACAcatcaaaatgatttaaaataggtAACACATAATCTTTTTGAAAGACATacacttctttggagaaactctGAGAAAATTGGAGTTTGCAAGTTTATGAATAGTTTATTACATTTCAATAAGTGTATTGtgaatcaataaagcaaaagttcaGGACAATGAGCTCACTACCAAGCCAATTATTGATCCTCAAGTTCCAAAATAGAATAGTACAGGAAGGGTACAGAGAAAATAGGACTTTTTTCTTAAGACACTTTAAGAATCTAAGGAacccaatcctaaagaaattgtATAAGACACAAAGAATTTTCAACagctacttaaaatatttattcaactcAATTTTTCATCTTTTGATAATTAGAAactctatttcattttctttctttaaaatatctgatTCAAGTCAAAGGAGTCTGCAAAAAATGAATAATACCTTTTATTGATTCATTTGTTCTTTCAGCTTCTTACAGATCTTCCTCTCTTGGCTTTGAAAAGCTTACCTCACTGGCTATTTATATCACTGTCTTAGCTTGGGCTATTAGAACAAAATACCATACACTTacggtggcttaaacaacagaaatttattttcttatagctCTGcaggctagaagttcaagatcGGGGAACCAGCATGGTCAGTTTCTGGTAAAGGTTCTCTTCCTCGTTTGTAAAAGGCCCCCTTCTcacttcatcttcacatggccgGAAGAGAAAGGGTGAGTAAATTCTCTGGTGTTTCTTCTTatgaggacactaatcccatcataAGGGCATCCATTCTCATGATGTGTTAACCCTGATTACTTTTCAAAGGCCCCATCTACAAATACCATCACTTGGGAGACTTCAACATATGCATTTTGAGGGGGGAGGACACAAAAatacactgaaagaaaaaatgacaCTGGGTCCAAATCACTAAGTCAACAAAACGGAAATAAACAAATCAACTTGTTTTCAAGTAATTCCAGTAGAAaacttccctttttatttctgttatataGCAATCTAAATCAACAAGAAAAGAACTTCCTAAAAAACTTATGAACACTAATTTAATTAAacagtaacttttaaaaaccaaagacaaacaATATGACACATACTGTTTTGGTAAAAAACTGAGAAACAGAATATTAACCAAgaatattaaacaaaaacaacttttagTCCCCCATCCCCTGTTCCTATATCAACTAAAGATTCTTAAAATAACTTAAAGCACTTGGATATTCTTGGaaagtaatattaaaatgtacaataacatttctgcattttcatAGATAGTATTAGAATAGTAAACtgcatattcatttattcaaaatatggaaatctgaaatattaaaacaaatttgacaaaattataatttgttTGTATTGGGTTTTACCTAGTTTTAACACAAATAGTGATTTTTATTACACACCACATATATTTGAGggcataagaaatatatttttcttgatcATACAAAATGCTTCACTGCAAAAAGCTTAAATACAACTCTCTAGGAACATTTCCATGTTCTTACCAATGACcataaagcagagagaaggattttttaaatttctgagtgTCAGTGTAGGGGaaagtggggtgggaggtgactGAGATCCAGTTTAGGTGACTGGCAAGGTCATCCAATTAGGAGGCTGCAGAGTTGTGGATGGAACTCAGGATTTTCTTATCTAAAAATGCTGCAGATTAGTGTACTCAAGAAGAAGGGGCTTTGGAATCTAATTATGGCTGTCGAAAGGTTCAAAACTCAATTAGGTGTGTGTACGGTCCATTGGTATCGAGTTTTAACACCTGCCTATTGCCGTAAGTACCGTGTTTCACAACAACCCCAGCTTCAGCACACTTGCTATTAGCAGCTAATTCTTTTTTACAGAGATTCACAAATTGGGAATAAAGTTCTAATCCCTCTTCTTTTCCAGAGTTACAGTGATATTGCATGCTTCTTCCTTTTACTCTACCCCCAAGGGTGGCTTGAGGGATGATAAGAATGTTGCCAGGTAGATCCAATATAGAGACGTGCTTGCCATTTTCTGTTTCACTTAATTTCACATTTAACAGTGTGTTAACTGGgtgaggaagaaagggaaaacattttaaagtaaaaaacaagCATGAAAAAAACCAACAATTTTCTACTCAGCAAATTTCATGTTGAAAATCCAGTTTGTCAGCTCATGCTTTTAACCCAAAGTCTCTATTTAGATTTCAAAAATGGCTTCAGTAAGCTAAATGATCTAAGCATGAAAAACAAGGAAGATTTCAAGCAGAAAATGGCATAATGTTTTAAATCTGACTTGGCAATTAGGATCTTCCTGCAATAAAATCATCCAGGAAAGACTACAAAATTAACCATATACCAGAACTTAAAAATATTGCTTCCCTGAGGGATATATGAGaagattttgcctttttgttcctttttttaatcttaaagcaAATcctactggaaaagaccatgacaGATCCTCCACACACATATTACGCTTTATaacaaagaatattaaataaaaaccttagtgcatttattattttaaacttagttGCCTAGAGTTCTAAGCTGAAACAAAGATTCCAGGTTCAATTCTGTTACAAACTAGCTGATTTTGGAGTTTTATAACCGCAAAGGTATTATTAACATAGACTAATCATTTCATCAATACAAACATCACCAGTGGGAGAAGGATCAAGGTGAAAGGTAGAATTATCAGAAATTcattgtcaaaaaaataaaataaaagaaattcattgTCAACTGGTAAAGTAAACCCAAAGGCATAGTTACTGGCATTATCTTCACATACATACAGGAAAAGATGGGATTATTACTTTTAAGCTATTTATCAAAGTACACTCACAGCTAGTAAGAAGTGTCAAAATAACCATAAATATTTAtgtgaactaaaaaaaaatataaacttagAGAACTTTTATATTTCAATACTGGCCAGTTTTCAAAAcaataagcaaaagaaatgcCTAATATAAACACTCAGGGTCTTTCTACCTCTACAAAGGGTATAAATAACTTCTGCTTATAAAGAATAGTCCTGAGAGGGCACAAATGGTAAAAGAATTACTGAAACCTCACATTCCTTTGTGAATAATCAGGCTTGAAAAGCTATGGTTTCTGGTGGGATATCAATGGTTTCAATTTTAGAAAGCCTGTAGCAAGGATTCAATAAGGCTTTTACTCTACAAAGCAAGGAATTAACCTGGTGAAAACCTGCCAAGGTGAACACCCAAATGAATTTCTAAGGTATGCATTAAGCACTATCAATTTTCATTTAACTAATacctattttaaaatacttctaattTTCTCTATTATAAATAGGACTTTGCTATATAGCCAGCGGTCCTTATTGATTGCTTTTAAGGAAACTGTAATTCTCCAGAGCATTTCATTCCACAGAAATCACTACCCTGCTATCCAGGCCTCAGGCCAGTGACAGACTAAGAAGGCAGTTTTGAAATAACAGGCCAGAAaggtaaatataatttattatacttCCATACATCTCCCTCTACTGGCTCTGAGAATTCAATTAGTGCTGTTGGCATACAAACATGGGCTTTCCCtatggctcaagcagtaaagaatctgccttcaatgcaggagacacaggagataggGGTTCAATTCcccagtcaggaagattcccctggaggaggaaatggcaacctactccaatattcttgcttggagaatcccacagacagaggagtctgtccagagttgaaaagagtcagacacaagtaagTATGCATGCATTGATGACTGATAACACAAATATCAGTTGttattgttgtctagttgctaagtcaacgtctgactcttttcggaccccagggactgtagcccaccaggcttctctgaacatggattctccatgcaagaatactggagttggttgccatgccctcctccacgggatcttcccaatccagggattgaacctgtatctcctgcattgcaggcagattctttaccactgagtcaccaataTCAGCATGTAGAAGTAAATACAAATGTCAGTAAGTAGAATTAAAATGAGATGATGAATTAATggcatcttggggcttcccttggggttcagctggtaaagaatgtgc contains the following coding sequences:
- the DTD2 gene encoding D-aminoacyl-tRNA deacylase 2, with protein sequence MADSGRTPQARALLQQCLHARLQVRPAEGDVEAEWVEVQRGLVIYVCFFKGADKELLPKMVNTLLNVKLSETENGKHVSILDLPGNILIIPQATLGGRVKGRSMQYHCNSGKEEGLELYSQFVNLCKKELAANSKCAEAGVVVKHGTYGNRQVLKLDTNGPYTHLIEF